GATTCTCAATCCCAACTCAAGACGATTCTCTACCCATCGAAACTCATCGTATGACTCTGTCTCTCTTTATCAACCCAAATCAAATTTGGGTTTtcacttttttctttctttctctgtaTTGTTAAAATTCTGATACATAGATCTTTAATTGGTTACTGAATGTTATTAATCTTTATCTAGTATCACTTGAATTTAATTGAATTGAATTGGGTTCTGTTCTATTCTgattttcaattattttttttttgacctAATTTCTTACGGAAATTTTTGACTTCTAAACCTCTGAATTTGCTTTGTTTAATTGCAATTTCACTCTAATCCCATTACTAATCTTTGGTTAATTTATTGAATTACAGAACAAGAAGAGCTTGTAAGGTCATTTGAACAGAAACAAACTCAACAGAGTCGTCTATGGAGGGTTAGTGAATGATTTCCATTTTGTTGAATTTGTTTCAATTTCTATTTTTGTAGTTGTTAATGTAATTTGGTTCATCTATGTTCAGTTTGTATCGAGTTTCTGATTTTGTATTTCCAAAAGCCCTAGGCTAAGGTTACTTTGGAAATAGCAGAACTATGAATGTGCAGCTCGGAAAGTTCATAGCATTCTAATCAGGGCATCAGTAACTAAATATCGAGGATCATTGCATACCTATAACTAACTTTTGGTTTAAGCTTCCTTTAGTTCTTCTGCTTTAGGAATGAACTTAATTTTGGAATTTGGATCTGTTTTTAGTGGAGTGTGTTTCATTTAGTCTGTTTTTTTAGTTGTTAAtgttaatttgttgtttttctATGTGTAGGGTGTATTTTCAACTCTTCTTATCGGTTATGTGGTGTTTATGGTTTTCTCAATCTATCAACAAGCTTCATTTCCTTGGGAATTAGTAAGTTAACCTGTTGATTCATCTTAAATTTGTGTCTTTCTCTTGTAGGTTGAATGATCTTACCATTGCTTACTAAATTTAATAAAATTTTTGATTACGGATGGATAGGAATACTAGTGTACGATTGGTTCACCTAAACATTCTAAAATAAACTGCGAAACAATTCTGCTTGGAAATTTCAGTTGCTTTCTTTTTGTAACAATATTGGATGATTGAGTTACTCTTAGAACACTTGGTTATCAAGCCTCAGAGTCAGTAGGCATAAATAAAAGCTGTTATTGTTTTCCTCAAAAATGACAGGATGGGTTATTGTGTGTGCAACAGTTAGGAAGATTAAGTCAATCAAGCATCGAGCCATTAGGCACGTGTCCTGTTGTCTGTGCCTCAAAAATTGTCAGGATGGGTTATTTGTTTGTGCAACAGTTAGGAAGAGTAAGTTCATCAAGCATCGAGCCGTTAGGCACTTCTCCTGTTGTCTGTGCCTCAAAATTGACAGGATGGGTTATTTGTGTGTGCAACAGTTAGGAAGATTAAGTCAATCAAGCATCGAGCCATTAGGCACTATTCCTGTTGTCTGTGCCTCAAAATTGACAGGATGGATTATTTTTGTATGCAACAGCTAGGAATATCATAACCCTCAGGTATCAAGCATCGGTGCATTAGACATGTGTTCTGTTGTAAATAGCCATACAATATTAAGATAGGTTATTTATGTTTGCATTCTAGAGTTTGTATCGACCCAAATTTTGATTAGAGCTACTTGTTTTCTTAATGTTAATAACCTTGATTTTTTATTCGAAATATTGCAGCGTTATCATGGTTACTTCATGGGGGAGATTGATTCACGGATGGTCATTGCAGCAGGTTTATCACACTACAAGACTAGTCTTTTACCTGTTTGAATTCTTCACTGTCTACTGTCTAGCTTTAATATTCTttgaaaatcctggttgagtgttTTACTAGTGCTCACTCAAATACATATGTTTGGGTATAACCAGATTTGGATCTGATTTTAAAAAATGATAGGATGATGAACTGTTCAGTCGAATTCTTCCTAATGTTTGTGGTTCTATAAGCTAAACATCTAAATGTATCTCTGTTTAACGTTTTGCAGACTGGATAGCTGTTTTAACTTGTTTGCTGGCTGTTAAAGGTCTATTTCATAATTCTAAAGCTAACCGGCAGTGGCTTATCTACTCATGCTTCACTGGTCTTTTAGTGGCAGCTTTCTGGTTATATCATATGTTAAGGTAAAGAAAGTACTATGGTTAAACTCCAGTCCATTATGTCTTGTTCACTGTTAACATCATACTACCAATGTCACTGCAGTCTGTCCAAATTCCGTTGGGATATTATATGGCTTCCTCTTGGACCTTTGAGGTAACTTATCATTTATCTGAATCCATTTATTTGTCATGTTTATATCTCTCGCGTAATCTTATACTCTTGTCATGTATGATTCAAACGCAGTGGTGCTGGGCTTAGCTTGTACATTGATCATCTACTTAACGAGTCATCAGAGGAAATAAGAAAACTTCGAGCTTACATGTATTCTTACAAAGCTACCTGAAAATGCTCAATCCGTTCTACAAGTTGTTTCTCTAGTTTTACTTTGACTGTAAAGCTCTCGGTGAATATCACTTGGATTTCTTGCTGAAAGGTATAATTTTGTACTTTTTTGTCCTGATCCGAAAACATGGCTGTTGTTTGCAGTGTGTCCACCAAGAGATTGGCTGTATAAATTTGAACTGAATCAATTAGCTGACACATTTTTAAC
Above is a genomic segment from Papaver somniferum cultivar HN1 chromosome 10, ASM357369v1, whole genome shotgun sequence containing:
- the LOC113318922 gene encoding uncharacterized protein LOC113318922, producing MIKLKRKWMKSRREDDGRFSIPTQDDSLPIETHQQEELVRSFEQKQTQQSRLWRGVFSTLLIGYVVFMVFSIYQQASFPWELRYHGYFMGEIDSRMVIAADWIAVLTCLLAVKGLFHNSKANRQWLIYSCFTGLLVAAFWLYHMLSLSKFRWDIIWLPLGPLSGAGLSLYIDHLLNESSEEIRKLRAYMYSYKAT